One Oceaniferula flava DNA window includes the following coding sequences:
- a CDS encoding adenylyltransferase/cytidyltransferase family protein → MKRIFVSGCYDIIHAGHLQFFEEARSLGDHLTVSFASEDVLWHHKQRRSSIPDEHKKAVLEGLRMVDEVIIGTDHDLGLDFKSYFLEAKPDILAVTEDDQYEAIKRDLCDQVGCTYRVLPKTPPKFDPVSTSGIVKWVKAPTESPLRVDFAGGWLDVPRHAREGAFIVNCAISPLVSLRDWTYEKRSGLGGSGAWALLNGEDGVDSELDLGVG, encoded by the coding sequence ATGAAACGCATTTTTGTCTCCGGCTGCTACGACATCATCCACGCCGGCCACCTCCAATTTTTTGAAGAAGCTCGCTCGTTAGGCGACCACCTCACCGTCAGTTTTGCCTCCGAGGATGTACTCTGGCATCACAAACAACGCAGGTCGTCCATCCCCGACGAACATAAAAAAGCCGTGCTCGAGGGGCTGAGAATGGTCGATGAAGTGATCATCGGCACCGACCACGACCTCGGTCTCGATTTCAAAAGCTACTTCCTCGAAGCCAAGCCTGACATCCTCGCCGTCACCGAGGACGATCAATACGAGGCGATCAAACGCGACCTCTGTGATCAAGTCGGCTGCACCTATCGCGTGCTGCCGAAGACTCCACCGAAATTCGATCCCGTGTCTACCTCGGGCATCGTCAAGTGGGTCAAGGCCCCTACCGAATCGCCTTTGCGGGTCGATTTCGCCGGCGGTTGGTTAGACGTGCCGCGCCACGCCCGTGAGGGAGCTTTTATCGTCAACTGCGCCATCTCACCGCTGGTTAGCTTGCGCGATTGGACGTATGAAAAACGCTCCGGTCTCGGCGGCAGCGGCGCCTGGGCCTTGCTGAACGGTGAGGACGGCGTCGACTCCGAACTCGACCTCGGCGTCGGCTG
- a CDS encoding GDP-L-fucose synthase family protein gives MELKSLLILGAGGMVGSALNRAAQDRGYAETLTPSSRDLDLTSQSETHAYLAEHRPDQVIVAAAKVGGIHANSTYPAEFIYKNLMIAANAVEGSYQAGVKELLFLGSSCIYPKMAPQPMPESCLLTSELEPTNEAYAVAKIAGLKLCQHYRAQYGVKYHSAMPTNLYGPGDNYHPENSHVIPAMIRRFHEAKESAAESVTIWGTGIPRREFLYVDDLADACFHLMALENPPDWVNVGYGEDITILELAQAVARAVGFTGAIETDPSKPDGTPRKLMDNSILRSLDWQPSVALEQGLKHAYQNFLDSEQSGTVRAV, from the coding sequence ACCGCGCGGCGCAGGACCGCGGCTATGCCGAGACCCTCACTCCGTCGAGCCGAGACCTCGATCTCACTAGCCAGTCGGAAACCCACGCCTACCTGGCTGAGCACCGACCCGATCAAGTCATTGTCGCTGCCGCGAAAGTCGGCGGCATCCACGCCAACAGCACCTACCCGGCCGAGTTCATTTACAAGAACCTGATGATCGCTGCCAATGCGGTGGAGGGGTCCTATCAGGCGGGTGTCAAAGAGCTGCTCTTCCTCGGTAGCTCCTGCATCTATCCGAAAATGGCCCCCCAGCCGATGCCGGAAAGTTGTCTGCTCACGTCCGAGCTCGAACCGACCAATGAAGCTTACGCCGTGGCCAAAATTGCCGGTCTGAAACTCTGCCAGCACTACCGCGCGCAGTATGGGGTGAAGTATCACTCCGCCATGCCGACCAATCTTTACGGCCCCGGCGATAACTACCACCCGGAAAATTCCCACGTCATCCCCGCGATGATCCGTCGCTTTCATGAGGCCAAAGAATCCGCTGCGGAATCCGTCACCATCTGGGGCACCGGCATTCCGCGCCGTGAGTTCCTCTACGTCGACGACCTTGCCGACGCCTGCTTCCACCTGATGGCATTGGAAAATCCGCCCGACTGGGTCAACGTCGGCTACGGCGAGGACATCACCATCTTGGAACTTGCCCAAGCGGTCGCCCGCGCGGTCGGGTTCACCGGCGCCATCGAGACCGACCCCAGTAAACCAGACGGCACCCCGCGTAAATTGATGGACAACAGCATCCTCCGCTCACTCGATTGGCAACCGTCGGTTGCCCTCGAACAAGGCCTCAAGCACGCCTATCAAAATTTCTTAGACTCCGAACAAAGCGGCACCGTAAGAGCCGTCTAA